A genomic window from Pyramidobacter piscolens W5455 includes:
- a CDS encoding dicarboxylate/amino acid:cation symporter, whose protein sequence is MVIGGKKISLTTQVFVAMILGSVAGLVVGETMVQLGFIGDIWLNCIKMIVVPMVLCTIVTGITSQDSLASLRRVSARIIVYYVVTTVLACVVGLTVATLLQPGKIANFAGMASQQIKGGVDITFAGFLKGLFSTNMIKTFADGNIVQTLVIAILLGVAILRIKDPERKATMKKCFDGFSSMVFSLIGMVMDVSPIGVFFLMGNSFGKYGAGIFTSMAVLVGTYYAACLAHVVFVYGGFLLAFKPHMNPFRFIKESADVWIYTISTCSSIATIPVNIKTAEEKFGIPERVSGFTIPLGSQMNSDGSVLLYACVILFISQMIGQPMSMPQLLNAVFISTILSMGGAGIPGSGIVKLMVVVQSVGLPIEVVGVIAAFYRLFDMGTTTNNCLGDLVGTIIVGTAEKKYDAEKQSA, encoded by the coding sequence ATGGTTATCGGCGGTAAAAAAATATCTTTGACGACGCAGGTTTTCGTGGCTATGATCCTCGGTTCCGTCGCCGGGCTCGTCGTCGGCGAGACCATGGTTCAGCTCGGCTTCATCGGCGACATCTGGCTCAATTGCATCAAGATGATCGTGGTCCCTATGGTGCTCTGCACGATCGTGACCGGCATCACCTCGCAGGACAGCCTCGCCTCGCTGCGGCGCGTCAGCGCGCGCATCATCGTCTACTATGTGGTCACTACCGTGCTGGCCTGCGTAGTCGGGCTGACCGTGGCGACGCTGCTCCAGCCCGGGAAAATCGCCAACTTCGCCGGCATGGCCTCGCAGCAGATCAAGGGCGGCGTCGACATCACCTTCGCCGGCTTCCTCAAAGGGTTGTTTTCCACCAACATGATCAAGACGTTCGCCGACGGCAATATCGTGCAGACACTGGTCATCGCCATTCTGCTCGGCGTCGCCATCCTGCGCATCAAAGATCCTGAACGCAAGGCGACGATGAAAAAGTGTTTCGACGGCTTCAGCAGCATGGTTTTCTCGCTGATCGGCATGGTCATGGACGTGTCGCCTATCGGCGTGTTTTTTCTCATGGGCAACTCCTTCGGCAAGTACGGCGCCGGCATCTTCACCTCCATGGCAGTGCTCGTAGGAACCTACTACGCTGCCTGTCTTGCCCACGTTGTCTTCGTGTACGGCGGCTTCCTTCTGGCCTTCAAGCCCCACATGAATCCTTTCCGGTTCATCAAGGAGAGCGCCGACGTGTGGATCTACACCATCTCCACATGCAGCTCCATCGCCACGATCCCCGTCAACATCAAGACCGCCGAGGAAAAATTCGGCATTCCGGAGCGCGTTTCCGGCTTCACCATCCCCCTCGGCTCGCAGATGAACTCCGACGGCTCCGTGCTGCTCTACGCCTGCGTCATCCTCTTCATCAGCCAGATGATCGGCCAGCCCATGTCGATGCCCCAGCTGCTGAACGCCGTATTCATCTCCACCATTCTCTCCATGGGCGGCGCGGGGATCCCCGGCAGCGGCATCGTCAAGCTGATGGTCGTCGTTCAGTCCGTGGGACTGCCCATCGAAGTCGTCGGCGTCATCGCCGCGTTCTACCGCCTCTTCGACATGGGGACCACGACGAATAACTGCCTCGGCGACCTCGTCGGTACCATTATCGTCGGCACAGCCGAAAAAAAATACGACGCGGAGAAACAGAGCGCCTAG
- a CDS encoding type II toxin-antitoxin system HicA family toxin has protein sequence MKRQEFIKRLEALGFRFKRHGRRHDIYSRGEETEEVPRHGDINEILAKNILKRRGA, from the coding sequence GTGAAACGGCAGGAATTCATAAAACGGCTTGAAGCGCTGGGGTTTCGTTTCAAACGCCATGGAAGGCGCCACGATATTTACAGCCGCGGCGAAGAGACGGAAGAAGTGCCTCGGCACGGGGATATCAATGAAATACTCGCGAAGAACATATTAAAAAGACGGGGAGCATAA
- a CDS encoding type II toxin-antitoxin system HicB family antitoxin, translating into MKTVYPVIFTPVEGVVLVEVPDLGVLTQGEDLSNAVEMARDAISLKCVDLEDEGENIPPPTALKEIDAAKGEFAGAGTGIVSFVDIDTAAYRRMIDNKSVRRTVTLPNWLDYAAEKEKINVSKVLQDALIKELGYAK; encoded by the coding sequence ATGAAAACGGTCTATCCTGTGATTTTTACGCCAGTCGAAGGAGTTGTGCTGGTCGAAGTGCCGGATCTCGGAGTGCTTACTCAGGGCGAGGACTTAAGCAACGCGGTCGAAATGGCGCGGGACGCGATCAGCCTTAAATGCGTCGATCTGGAGGACGAAGGGGAAAACATTCCCCCTCCGACGGCACTGAAAGAGATCGACGCTGCGAAGGGTGAGTTTGCAGGCGCTGGTACGGGCATCGTGTCTTTTGTAGACATCGATACGGCAGCCTATCGGCGCATGATCGACAACAAGTCAGTGCGCCGCACGGTGACTTTGCCTAACTGGCTTGACTATGCTGCAGAAAAGGAAAAAATCAACGTCTCCAAGGTACTTCAGGACGCCTTGATCAAAGAGCTTGGCTATGCCAAATGA
- a CDS encoding LysE family transporter: MNWFSFFSYVLVSTFTPGPNNISSMSNASRYGFGASLRYRLGIFCGFFAVQLLAALFSATLLDYIPAAQPYMLALGAAYILWMAWKTLTSRSGGERPSAADNAFLSGVLLQFVNVKVIIFAVTTMSTFVLPHVRSLPALVLFAFGLAGTAFVSVNCWAAFGAAFSRALRRHERAANAVMALLLVYCALSLYL; this comes from the coding sequence ATGAACTGGTTCTCTTTTTTCAGCTATGTCCTTGTCTCCACCTTCACGCCCGGGCCGAACAACATCTCCTCGATGTCCAACGCCAGCCGCTACGGCTTCGGCGCGTCGCTGCGCTACCGCCTGGGGATCTTCTGCGGCTTCTTCGCCGTGCAGCTGCTGGCGGCTTTGTTCAGCGCCACGCTGCTGGATTACATCCCCGCCGCTCAGCCGTACATGCTGGCTCTCGGCGCCGCGTATATCCTCTGGATGGCCTGGAAGACCCTGACCAGCCGATCCGGCGGCGAAAGACCGTCCGCCGCCGACAACGCTTTTCTGTCGGGCGTGCTGCTCCAGTTCGTCAACGTCAAGGTAATAATCTTTGCCGTCACTACCATGTCGACTTTTGTGCTGCCCCACGTCCGTTCGCTTCCCGCGCTGGTCCTTTTCGCGTTCGGGCTGGCGGGCACGGCCTTCGTCTCGGTCAACTGCTGGGCCGCTTTCGGCGCCGCCTTCAGCCGCGCCCTGCGCCGCCACGAACGCGCCGCGAACGCCGTCATGGCCCTGCTGCTCGTTTATTGCGCGCTGTCGCTGTATCTGTAA
- a CDS encoding OmpP1/FadL family transporter: MNMRKTAALALSAALLAAPAYADGFAVYEWSARGVGMGGAMMFGDEASLIAYNPAAITQFDEKGTFSGAVTYIAPRGYADFLDGSDNVFLTQHNKNNPAYVPAMFYARRIQPNAWFGVGVYPRFGLKASYDPGWYGRFSNRSIEFLSVSFAPNVAWKIAPSLSMSAGAELMYAGLKLDKSTRLGGETPIDLDGDSWGVGWNVGLNWQATPRLSLAALYRSEVKQTVEGDVNLYSGMLGTISTRGKGAIHLPESYTFGVGYRFSDRTRVEFNAIKTMWSSYKDLTIDVAVPQPYQAMFGGLTAYPYNEPKNWRDGWRYQFGVEHKINDKWTIRAGFVYDDCSSRDPDNADFMVPTGTRRTYTFGASCRVKNVEYSFGYGYMDVGDKRINRSGEKLEDASTRGCDAHIISIGARIDL; encoded by the coding sequence ATGAATATGAGAAAAACGGCCGCGCTGGCGCTTTCGGCGGCGCTTTTGGCGGCGCCCGCCTATGCGGACGGTTTCGCGGTGTACGAATGGAGCGCCCGCGGCGTGGGCATGGGCGGCGCGATGATGTTCGGCGACGAAGCTTCGCTGATCGCCTACAATCCGGCGGCGATCACGCAGTTCGACGAGAAAGGCACCTTTTCCGGCGCCGTCACCTACATCGCGCCGCGCGGCTACGCCGACTTTCTCGACGGCAGCGATAACGTCTTTCTGACGCAGCACAACAAGAACAATCCGGCTTACGTTCCCGCAATGTTTTACGCGCGCAGGATCCAGCCCAACGCTTGGTTCGGCGTCGGCGTTTATCCCCGTTTCGGCTTGAAAGCCTCCTATGATCCGGGCTGGTACGGCCGTTTCAGCAACCGCAGCATCGAGTTCCTGTCGGTTTCTTTCGCGCCCAACGTGGCATGGAAGATCGCGCCGTCATTGTCGATGTCCGCGGGCGCGGAACTGATGTACGCCGGGCTGAAGCTCGACAAGTCGACCCGACTCGGCGGCGAGACGCCGATCGATCTCGACGGCGACAGCTGGGGCGTGGGCTGGAACGTCGGCCTGAACTGGCAGGCGACGCCGCGGCTCTCGCTGGCGGCGCTGTACCGTTCCGAGGTCAAGCAAACGGTCGAGGGCGACGTAAACCTTTACAGCGGCATGCTGGGAACGATTTCCACCCGCGGCAAGGGGGCCATTCATCTGCCCGAGAGTTATACTTTCGGCGTCGGCTACAGGTTCAGCGACCGCACGCGCGTCGAGTTCAACGCCATCAAGACGATGTGGAGCTCCTACAAAGACCTGACCATCGACGTCGCCGTGCCGCAGCCGTATCAGGCGATGTTCGGCGGATTGACGGCCTATCCGTACAACGAGCCCAAGAACTGGCGCGACGGCTGGCGCTATCAGTTCGGCGTCGAGCACAAGATCAACGACAAGTGGACGATCCGCGCCGGTTTCGTCTACGACGACTGCTCTTCCCGCGATCCTGACAACGCCGATTTCATGGTGCCCACCGGCACGCGCCGCACCTACACTTTCGGCGCCAGCTGCCGCGTCAAAAACGTCGAGTATTCGTTCGGCTACGGCTACATGGACGTCGGCGACAAGCGCATCAACCGCAGCGGCGAGAAGCTTGAAGACGCCTCCACGCGCGGCTGCGACGCCCACATCATTTCGATCGGCGCGCGCATCGATCTGTGA